Proteins encoded within one genomic window of Equus caballus isolate H_3958 breed thoroughbred chromosome 20, TB-T2T, whole genome shotgun sequence:
- the LOC100068447 gene encoding butyrophilin subfamily 3 member A3 isoform X3, with the protein MWFSHSDKGSKVDHLHRLLLPSPPAVPGLAAQMKMASSLDFPLLDLLVCLILVQLLTPCSGQFSVIGPRGPILAMVGEDADLPCHLSPRMSAETMELMWVRSSLREVVYEYVNGKEIKEKQMAEYRGRTSILRDGITEGKATLRIYNIRPSDTGNYLCYFQDDDFYEKAMVELEVADPFFWRAWPWISTLAGTLPVLLLLLTVACYFVWQQHKEKEKEQAEKKQERREREYLQLVLRGEKSQDYAEWKMAFFQAEDVILDPDTANPKLLVSEDQRSLNLADAPQNVPDNPKRFDYFNFVLGCKSFTSGRHFWEVEVGGREQWLLGVCRENVERKDHVSINPQNGFWTMELSHGNDYHAFSGPRTNLTIANPPQRVGVFLDYESGEVSFYNALDGSHIYTFLRTTFSGPLRPIFEVCTSDPTALTICPALT; encoded by the exons CACAGATGAAAATGGCAAGTTCCCTAGACTTCCCTCTGCTTGACCTCCTTGTCTGCCTCATCTTGGTCCAGCTGCTTACCCCTTGCTCAG GTCAGTTTTCTGTGATTGGACCCCGTGGGCCCATCCTGGCCATGGTGGGTGAAGACGCTGATCTGCCTTGTCATCTCTCCCCGAGAATGAGTGCAGAGACCATGGAGCTGATGTGGGTGAGATCCAGCCTTAGGGAGGTGGTATATGAGTATGTAaatgggaaggaaataaaagaaaaacagatggcAGAGTATCGAGGGAGAACTTCAATTTTAAGAGATGGCATCACTGAAGGGAAGGCTACTCTCCGAATTTACAACATCAGACCCTCTGACACTGGAAACTACCTGTGTTATTTCCAAGATGACGACTTCTATGAAAAAGCCATGGTGGAGCTGGAGGTTGCAG ACCCCTTCTTCTGGAGAGCCTGGCCCTGGATCTCCACACTGGCGGGGACCCTCCCAGTCTTGCTGTTGCTTCTCACAGTGGCCTGTTACTTCGTCTGGCAACAGcataaggagaaagagaaagagcaagcaGAAAAGAAGCAGGAACGAAGGGAAAGAG AGTACCTCCAGCTTGTACTGC GTGGAGAGAAGTCTCAGGACTATGCTG AATGGAAGATGGCCTTCTTCCAAGCTG AGGATGTGATTCTTGATCCAGACACAGCAAACCCCAAACTCCTTGTTTCTGAGGACCAGAGGAGCCTGAACCTGGCAGACGCACCACAGAATGTACCAGACAATCCTAAGAGATTTGATTACTTTAACTTTGTGCTTGGATGCAAAAGCTTCACATCAGGGAGACATTTCTGGGAGGtagaggtggggggcagggaacAGTGGCTTCTGGGGGTGTGTAGGGAGAATGTGGAGAGGAAAGATCATGTTTCTATAAACCCCCAGAATGGATTCTGGACTATGGAGCTGTCTCATGGGAATGACTATCATGCTTTCTCTGGCCCTCGGACCAACCTGACAATTGCCAACCCTCCTCAAAGAGTGGGGGTATTCCTGGACTATGAGAGTGGTGAGGTCTCATTCTACAATGCCCTGGATGGATCTCACATCTACACCTTCCTGCGCACCACATTCTCTGGCCCTCTGCGGCCTATTTTCGAAGTTTGTACTTCGGATCCCACTGCTTTAACCATTTGCCCAGCACTCACATGA
- the LOC100068447 gene encoding butyrophilin subfamily 3 member A1 isoform X1, whose product MWFSHSDKGSKVDHLHRLLLPSPPAVPGLAAQMKMASSLDFPLLDLLVCLILVQLLTPCSGQFSVIGPRGPILAMVGEDADLPCHLSPRMSAETMELMWVRSSLREVVYEYVNGKEIKEKQMAEYRGRTSILRDGITEGKATLRIYNIRPSDTGNYLCYFQDDDFYEKAMVELEVAALGSDLDIEMKGYEDGGIHLECMSTDWYPQPEIQWRDANGEDMPARAASLHENRAGLYAVTASVILNGSSREGVTCIIRNPLLNQEKTTRISIADPFFWRAWPWISTLAGTLPVLLLLLTVACYFVWQQHKEKEKEQAEKKQERREREYLQLVLRGEKSQDYAEWKMAFFQAEDVILDPDTANPKLLVSEDQRSLNLADAPQNVPDNPKRFDYFNFVLGCKSFTSGRHFWEVEVGGREQWLLGVCRENVERKDHVSINPQNGFWTMELSHGNDYHAFSGPRTNLTIANPPQRVGVFLDYESGEVSFYNALDGSHIYTFLRTTFSGPLRPIFEVCTSDPTALTICPALT is encoded by the exons CACAGATGAAAATGGCAAGTTCCCTAGACTTCCCTCTGCTTGACCTCCTTGTCTGCCTCATCTTGGTCCAGCTGCTTACCCCTTGCTCAG GTCAGTTTTCTGTGATTGGACCCCGTGGGCCCATCCTGGCCATGGTGGGTGAAGACGCTGATCTGCCTTGTCATCTCTCCCCGAGAATGAGTGCAGAGACCATGGAGCTGATGTGGGTGAGATCCAGCCTTAGGGAGGTGGTATATGAGTATGTAaatgggaaggaaataaaagaaaaacagatggcAGAGTATCGAGGGAGAACTTCAATTTTAAGAGATGGCATCACTGAAGGGAAGGCTACTCTCCGAATTTACAACATCAGACCCTCTGACACTGGAAACTACCTGTGTTATTTCCAAGATGACGACTTCTATGAAAAAGCCATGGTGGAGCTGGAGGTTGCAG CACTGGGTTCTGATCTTGATATTGAGATGAAGGGTTATGAGGATGGAGGGATCCATCTGGAGTGCATGTCCACCGACTGGTATCCCCAACCGGAAATACAGTGGAGAGATGCCAATGGAGAGGACATGCCAGCTCGGGCAGCATCTTTGCATGAAAATAGAGCAGGTCTGTATGCAGTCACAGCATCTGTGATCCTGAATGGCAGCTCTAGGGAAGGGGTGACCTGTATCATCAGAAATCCCCTCCTCAACCAGGAAAAGACCACCAGGATTTCCATCGCAG ACCCCTTCTTCTGGAGAGCCTGGCCCTGGATCTCCACACTGGCGGGGACCCTCCCAGTCTTGCTGTTGCTTCTCACAGTGGCCTGTTACTTCGTCTGGCAACAGcataaggagaaagagaaagagcaagcaGAAAAGAAGCAGGAACGAAGGGAAAGAG AGTACCTCCAGCTTGTACTGC GTGGAGAGAAGTCTCAGGACTATGCTG AATGGAAGATGGCCTTCTTCCAAGCTG AGGATGTGATTCTTGATCCAGACACAGCAAACCCCAAACTCCTTGTTTCTGAGGACCAGAGGAGCCTGAACCTGGCAGACGCACCACAGAATGTACCAGACAATCCTAAGAGATTTGATTACTTTAACTTTGTGCTTGGATGCAAAAGCTTCACATCAGGGAGACATTTCTGGGAGGtagaggtggggggcagggaacAGTGGCTTCTGGGGGTGTGTAGGGAGAATGTGGAGAGGAAAGATCATGTTTCTATAAACCCCCAGAATGGATTCTGGACTATGGAGCTGTCTCATGGGAATGACTATCATGCTTTCTCTGGCCCTCGGACCAACCTGACAATTGCCAACCCTCCTCAAAGAGTGGGGGTATTCCTGGACTATGAGAGTGGTGAGGTCTCATTCTACAATGCCCTGGATGGATCTCACATCTACACCTTCCTGCGCACCACATTCTCTGGCCCTCTGCGGCCTATTTTCGAAGTTTGTACTTCGGATCCCACTGCTTTAACCATTTGCCCAGCACTCACATGA
- the LOC100068447 gene encoding butyrophilin subfamily 3 member A3 isoform X2, producing MKMASSLDFPLLDLLVCLILVQLLTPCSGQFSVIGPRGPILAMVGEDADLPCHLSPRMSAETMELMWVRSSLREVVYEYVNGKEIKEKQMAEYRGRTSILRDGITEGKATLRIYNIRPSDTGNYLCYFQDDDFYEKAMVELEVAALGSDLDIEMKGYEDGGIHLECMSTDWYPQPEIQWRDANGEDMPARAASLHENRAGLYAVTASVILNGSSREGVTCIIRNPLLNQEKTTRISIADPFFWRAWPWISTLAGTLPVLLLLLTVACYFVWQQHKEKEKEQAEKKQERREREYLQLVLRGEKSQDYAEWKMAFFQAEDVILDPDTANPKLLVSEDQRSLNLADAPQNVPDNPKRFDYFNFVLGCKSFTSGRHFWEVEVGGREQWLLGVCRENVERKDHVSINPQNGFWTMELSHGNDYHAFSGPRTNLTIANPPQRVGVFLDYESGEVSFYNALDGSHIYTFLRTTFSGPLRPIFEVCTSDPTALTICPALT from the exons ATGAAAATGGCAAGTTCCCTAGACTTCCCTCTGCTTGACCTCCTTGTCTGCCTCATCTTGGTCCAGCTGCTTACCCCTTGCTCAG GTCAGTTTTCTGTGATTGGACCCCGTGGGCCCATCCTGGCCATGGTGGGTGAAGACGCTGATCTGCCTTGTCATCTCTCCCCGAGAATGAGTGCAGAGACCATGGAGCTGATGTGGGTGAGATCCAGCCTTAGGGAGGTGGTATATGAGTATGTAaatgggaaggaaataaaagaaaaacagatggcAGAGTATCGAGGGAGAACTTCAATTTTAAGAGATGGCATCACTGAAGGGAAGGCTACTCTCCGAATTTACAACATCAGACCCTCTGACACTGGAAACTACCTGTGTTATTTCCAAGATGACGACTTCTATGAAAAAGCCATGGTGGAGCTGGAGGTTGCAG CACTGGGTTCTGATCTTGATATTGAGATGAAGGGTTATGAGGATGGAGGGATCCATCTGGAGTGCATGTCCACCGACTGGTATCCCCAACCGGAAATACAGTGGAGAGATGCCAATGGAGAGGACATGCCAGCTCGGGCAGCATCTTTGCATGAAAATAGAGCAGGTCTGTATGCAGTCACAGCATCTGTGATCCTGAATGGCAGCTCTAGGGAAGGGGTGACCTGTATCATCAGAAATCCCCTCCTCAACCAGGAAAAGACCACCAGGATTTCCATCGCAG ACCCCTTCTTCTGGAGAGCCTGGCCCTGGATCTCCACACTGGCGGGGACCCTCCCAGTCTTGCTGTTGCTTCTCACAGTGGCCTGTTACTTCGTCTGGCAACAGcataaggagaaagagaaagagcaagcaGAAAAGAAGCAGGAACGAAGGGAAAGAG AGTACCTCCAGCTTGTACTGC GTGGAGAGAAGTCTCAGGACTATGCTG AATGGAAGATGGCCTTCTTCCAAGCTG AGGATGTGATTCTTGATCCAGACACAGCAAACCCCAAACTCCTTGTTTCTGAGGACCAGAGGAGCCTGAACCTGGCAGACGCACCACAGAATGTACCAGACAATCCTAAGAGATTTGATTACTTTAACTTTGTGCTTGGATGCAAAAGCTTCACATCAGGGAGACATTTCTGGGAGGtagaggtggggggcagggaacAGTGGCTTCTGGGGGTGTGTAGGGAGAATGTGGAGAGGAAAGATCATGTTTCTATAAACCCCCAGAATGGATTCTGGACTATGGAGCTGTCTCATGGGAATGACTATCATGCTTTCTCTGGCCCTCGGACCAACCTGACAATTGCCAACCCTCCTCAAAGAGTGGGGGTATTCCTGGACTATGAGAGTGGTGAGGTCTCATTCTACAATGCCCTGGATGGATCTCACATCTACACCTTCCTGCGCACCACATTCTCTGGCCCTCTGCGGCCTATTTTCGAAGTTTGTACTTCGGATCCCACTGCTTTAACCATTTGCCCAGCACTCACATGA